One stretch of Elephas maximus indicus isolate mEleMax1 chromosome 22, mEleMax1 primary haplotype, whole genome shotgun sequence DNA includes these proteins:
- the GNB1L gene encoding guanine nucleotide-binding protein subunit beta-like protein 1 isoform X3, with protein MIALNSYLPIITLNVNGLNAAIKRQRVTEWIKKQDPSICCLQETYLRLRDTNKLKLKGWKKIYQANNNQKRAGVAILISDKVDFKVKSIRKNKEGDYIMIKGTIHQEDVTILNIYASNHRAARYIKQSLSALKSEIDSSTIIVGDFNMPLSVKDRTSRKKLNKDMEDLNATFNQLDLVDIYRKLHPTATKYTFFSSVPGTFSRIDHILGHKASLSRIQNIEILQSIFSDHKAIKMEINNRKSREKKSNTWKRNNTLLKRDWIIEDIKDGIKKFRESNENENASYQNLWDTAKVVLRGQFM; from the coding sequence atgatagcactaaattcatacctacccataattaccctgaatgtaaatggactaaatgcagcaataaagagacagagagtgacagaatggattaaaaaacaagatccatctatatgctgcctacaagagacataccttagacttagagacacaaacaaactaaaactcaaaggatggaaaaaaatatatcaagcaaacaacaatcagaaaagagcaggagtggcaatattaatttctgacaaagtagactttaaagttaaatccatcagaaagaataaggaaggagactatataatgattaaagggacaatacaccaagaagatgtaaccatattaaatatttatgcatccaatcacagggctgcaagatacataaaacaaagtctatcagcattgaaaagtgagatagacagctccacaataatagtaggagacttcaacatgccactttcagtgaaggacaggacatccagaaagaagctcaataaagacatggaagatctaaatgccacattcaaccaacttgacctcgtagacatatacagaaaactccacccaacagcaaccaagtatactttcttttctagtgtacctggaacattctctagaatagaccacatattaggtcataaagcaagccttagcagaattcaaaacattgaaatattacaaagcatcttctctgaccataaggccataaaaatggaaatcaataacaggaaaagcagggaaaagaaatcaaacacttggaaacggaacaataccctgctcaaaagagactggattatagaagacattaaggatggaataaagaaattcagagaatccaatgagaatgaaaacgcttcctatcagaacctttgggacacagcaaaagtggtgcttagaggccaatttatgtaa
- the GNB1L gene encoding guanine nucleotide-binding protein subunit beta-like protein 1 isoform X1 produces MARKQQSISSHIKKQAMITSTGSQNKESRDLLDENAFLELPEAEYKSLIHRTLQDIRKEMRQYAEQAKEHTDEATEEIRKIIQEHNEKFNKLEKFIDRQQSEIQKINNKITELDNSIESQRHRIEQVEARISELEDKSFGTNTSEEKSDKRILKNEETLRIMWDCIKRNNLRVIGVPEQGGITENTEKIVEDLLAENFPDIVKDEKIPIQDAHQTPHKVDLKRKSPRHIIIKLAKTKDKETIIRAARNKRKVTYKGEPLRISSDYLAETMQARRQWVDIFKKLKERNCQPRIVYPSKLSLKYEGEIKTFPDKHKLREFIKTKPKLQEILKGVLELENQ; encoded by the coding sequence atggctcggaaacaacagtcaatatcaagtcacataaagaaacaggccatgatcacctcaacaggctctcaaaataaagaatctagggatctactagatgaaaatgcattcctggaattaccagaggcagaatacaaaagtttaatacacagaacacttcaagacatcaggaaggaaatgaggcaatacgcggaacaagccaaggaacacacagatgaagcaactgaagaaattagaaagattattcaggaacataatgaaaagtttaataagctggaaaaattcatagacagacagcaatcagaaattcagaagattaacaataaaattacagaattagataactcaatagaaagtcagaggcacagaattgagcaagtagaagctagaatttctgaacttgaagataaatcatttggcactaatacatctgaagaaaaatcagataaaagaattttaaaaaatgaagaaaccttaagaatcatgtgggactgtatcaagagaaataacctacgagtgattggcgtaccagaacagggagggataacagaaaacacagagaaaattgttgaggatttgttggcagaaaacttccctgatattgtgaaagatgagaagatacctatccaagatgctcatcaaactccacataaggtagatcttaaaagaaagtcaccaagacatattataatcaagcttgccaaaaccaaagataaggagacaattataagagcagcgaggaataaaagaaaagtcacctacaaaggcgagccactaagaataagctcagactacttggcagaaaccatgcaggcaagaaggcaatgggttgacatatttaaaaaattgaaggaaagaaattgccagccaagaatcgtatatccatcaaaactgtctcttaaatatgaaggtgaaattaagacctttccagataaacacaagttgagggaattcataaaaaccaaaccaaaactacaagaaatactaaagggagttcttgagttagaaaatcaataa